From Spirochaetota bacterium, the proteins below share one genomic window:
- a CDS encoding prephenate dehydrogenase/arogenate dehydrogenase family protein, giving the protein MSVIEIEKIVIIGWDNFTASLVEGIKKKYPMCEILCADSVTDQILQAKQQGLISDSPSQKTMIYEGADFVVINQSSQETVTTIKNIKSLLSRGTYIIDFQPVKSKLFEEILDLLESHNPYVSCFVFLNDIPNEFTIRGDVFKDQIVAIISDTSTKVLQTMREFWNIVDAKIVPTSAEFFDEILSQTSQSVALISHMFTHILQEDSWADTLFFGFYNKDLRNFLMPTCTKKQYSAQSIIENSDNIRRTLSFIKREIDVLDQMIDNEDIMKLSEYLVVSQNFKNRL; this is encoded by the coding sequence ATGTCTGTAATCGAAATAGAAAAAATTGTTATTATAGGCTGGGATAATTTTACAGCTTCTTTAGTTGAAGGTATTAAAAAAAAATATCCTATGTGTGAGATTTTGTGTGCAGATTCTGTTACAGATCAAATATTACAAGCAAAACAACAAGGCCTTATTTCAGATTCTCCTTCTCAAAAAACAATGATTTATGAAGGAGCTGATTTTGTTGTTATAAATCAATCTTCACAAGAAACTGTTACAACAATAAAAAATATCAAATCATTACTCTCCAGAGGAACTTATATCATAGATTTCCAACCTGTTAAATCTAAATTATTTGAAGAAATATTAGATTTATTAGAGTCTCACAATCCTTATGTAAGTTGTTTTGTTTTTTTAAATGATATTCCTAATGAATTCACTATTAGAGGTGATGTATTTAAAGATCAGATAGTGGCTATAATTAGTGATACCAGTACTAAAGTATTACAAACCATGAGAGAATTTTGGAATATAGTAGATGCTAAAATTGTCCCTACTTCTGCGGAATTTTTTGATGAAATATTATCTCAAACATCTCAATCAGTTGCATTGATTTCTCATATGTTTACTCATATTTTGCAAGAAGATAGCTGGGCAGACACATTGTTTTTTGGATTTTATAATAAAGATCTTAGAAATTTTTTAATGCCAACATGTACGAAAAAACAATATTCTGCACAAAGTATTATTGAAAATTCTGATAATATTAGAAGAACATTGTCTTTTATTAAAAGAGAAATTGATGTATTGGATCAAATGATAGATAATGAAGATATTATGAAATTATCTGAATATCTTGTTGTTTCTCAAAATTTTAAAAATAGACTATAG
- a CDS encoding diadenylate cyclase — MIETSSISIIIDILCTSMLIYTIYYFFRGTHTATIGKGLIICIVLYSISVITNLNTITWLFLRFFNELPIIIAIIFHQEIRHFFSNLGRNHQQTHNSQLFSHQLSIALQELSDQNTGALIIIERNMLLNDLTNNAVMLDARFSIELIHSIFYKGTPLHDGAVIIRNEHILAAKVLLPAVFSASSTGTRHGVGTSISKERDCIVFIVSEETGIISYAKDGLLTSIPNMILEDIIHETIQ; from the coding sequence ATGATAGAAACATCTAGTATATCAATAATAATAGATATTTTATGTACCAGTATGCTTATTTATACAATTTATTATTTTTTTAGGGGTACTCATACTGCAACTATTGGAAAAGGATTGATTATTTGTATTGTATTGTACAGTATTTCTGTGATAACCAACCTTAATACAATAACTTGGTTATTTTTGAGATTCTTTAATGAACTCCCTATTATCATAGCTATTATTTTTCATCAAGAAATTAGACATTTTTTTTCTAATCTTGGAAGAAATCATCAACAAACTCATAATTCCCAGCTTTTTTCTCATCAACTTTCTATTGCTTTACAAGAATTATCTGATCAGAATACAGGGGCACTTATTATTATTGAAAGAAATATGCTCTTGAATGATCTCACGAATAATGCTGTTATGTTAGATGCTCGTTTTAGTATTGAGTTAATACATTCTATTTTTTACAAAGGAACTCCTCTGCATGATGGAGCTGTAATTATTAGAAATGAACATATACTCGCAGCCAAAGTATTACTTCCTGCTGTTTTTTCTGCTTCCTCTACTGGAACAAGACATGGGGTGGGAACTTCTATATCAAAAGAGAGAGATTGTATTGTTTTTATTGTTTCTGAAGAAACCGGAATTATTTCTTATGCTAAAGATGGTCTTCTTACTTCCATTCCAAATATGATTTTAGAGGACATTATTCATGAAACTATCCAATAA
- a CDS encoding N-acetylneuraminate synthase family protein: MFDILKLLEYPSTSSVFFVAELGINHDGNLSIAKQMIDQAIEAKADAVKFQLYETDLFYNKLIAPEAHQLFKTFHIPYDQFIILKKYAESRGMLVFAAPFDTQTLQQLIKDSIFPIKIASGDALTEPWIDNLLDNKIPFIISTGSLEEKEIQKLAHKLENTLSAMLYCVSEYPAPPEGFDIRYIQTMQQYLPNQAIGFSDHSQGIALSLAAVAHGAKIIERHFTLFPERNDLDHPLSLSPENFHQMVTSSRMIEKALGTGIRNTSPIEKNIRNLAGRDIFAHINIPANTPISEEMIIFQRPGKGISSQEYNSLLGKLSQKDIPKGTSLRGILL; encoded by the coding sequence ATGTTTGATATTTTAAAATTACTTGAATACCCTAGTACTTCTTCTGTTTTTTTTGTTGCTGAATTAGGTATTAATCATGATGGTAATCTTAGTATTGCCAAACAAATGATAGACCAAGCAATAGAAGCCAAAGCAGATGCTGTAAAATTTCAATTATATGAAACAGATTTATTTTATAATAAACTCATTGCTCCTGAAGCTCATCAACTTTTCAAAACTTTTCACATTCCTTACGATCAATTTATTATTCTTAAAAAATATGCAGAATCTCGTGGTATGCTAGTATTCGCGGCTCCATTTGATACACAAACATTACAACAACTTATCAAAGATTCTATATTTCCTATCAAAATTGCTAGTGGAGATGCATTAACTGAACCATGGATCGATAATTTATTAGATAACAAAATTCCTTTCATCATTTCAACAGGATCTCTTGAAGAAAAAGAAATTCAAAAACTTGCTCATAAACTAGAAAACACCCTTTCTGCTATGTTATACTGTGTATCTGAATACCCAGCACCACCAGAAGGTTTTGATATTAGATATATTCAAACAATGCAACAATATCTACCAAATCAAGCTATTGGATTTTCTGATCATTCTCAAGGAATAGCATTATCATTAGCAGCTGTTGCTCATGGAGCAAAAATTATAGAAAGACATTTTACTTTATTTCCTGAACGAAATGATTTGGATCATCCTTTATCTTTATCACCAGAAAATTTTCATCAAATGGTAACTTCCTCTCGTATGATAGAAAAAGCTCTTGGAACAGGAATAAGAAATACATCACCTATAGAAAAAAATATTAGAAATCTTGCAGGAAGAGATATATTTGCTCATATTAATATACCAGCAAATACTCCTATTTCTGAAGAAATGATTATTTTTCAGCGTCCAGGAAAAGGTATTAGCTCTCAAGAATATAATTCTCTTTTAGGCAAATTATCTCAAAAGGATATTCCTAAAGGAACTTCTTTAAGGGGAATTTTGTTATAA
- a CDS encoding hydroxyacid dehydrogenase has product MNNLIVVLDDLGQKAINLLQNSPHTISFDLKDLPLATAIITRSTKITKDMILVSPNLTIISRAGVGMDNIDVEFAHSQNILTFNAKGGNAVNAAETTMGLILSLAHKITYAHHLLYGHKKWERGLLTEGFEIANKTLGIIGCGNVGLRVAQFAYAFNMHVLVYDPYQSNIPAFATRTQNLKQLLSESDLITLHTPLTKETMYMIDEQELSYCKKNAYIINACRGKVIKESALINALKNHHIAGAALDVFDKEPIPENSELYDLDNIIIIPHLGGAGIECRNRVSQLAVENVLNKL; this is encoded by the coding sequence ATGAATAATTTAATCGTTGTTTTAGATGATTTAGGTCAAAAAGCTATAAATTTATTACAAAATTCCCCCCATACTATTAGCTTTGATCTAAAGGATCTTCCTCTAGCTACAGCTATTATTACTCGATCCACTAAAATCACCAAAGATATGATTCTTGTTTCACCTAATCTCACAATAATTTCTCGTGCAGGGGTAGGAATGGATAATATTGATGTAGAATTTGCACATTCTCAGAATATTCTTACATTCAACGCAAAAGGTGGAAACGCTGTTAACGCTGCAGAAACTACCATGGGTTTAATTCTTTCACTAGCACACAAAATTACCTATGCTCATCATTTACTATATGGACATAAAAAATGGGAAAGAGGATTGTTAACAGAAGGATTTGAAATAGCTAACAAAACATTAGGTATCATAGGTTGTGGTAATGTCGGTTTGCGTGTTGCACAATTCGCTTATGCTTTTAATATGCATGTTTTGGTGTATGATCCTTATCAATCTAATATCCCAGCTTTTGCTACACGAACACAAAATTTAAAACAATTATTAAGTGAAAGTGATTTAATAACACTACACACACCATTAACCAAAGAAACAATGTACATGATAGATGAACAAGAGTTATCGTACTGTAAAAAAAATGCTTATATTATTAATGCTTGTAGAGGAAAGGTAATCAAAGAAAGTGCCTTGATTAATGCTCTAAAAAATCACCATATAGCAGGTGCTGCATTAGATGTATTTGATAAAGAACCTATTCCAGAAAATTCTGAATTATATGATTTAGATAATATTATTATTATACCTCATCTTGGTGGTGCTGGAATTGAATGTAGAAATCGGGTATCTCAACTTGCTGTAGAAAATGTGTTAAATAAACTTTAG
- the ftsW gene encoding putative lipid II flippase FtsW yields MKLLNTSIFDSSALRKADKNIFYLYFIFVGIGLIFIYSVSRYAIRDTELNANTIFFKQFVFAIISIVLMLLFIQIDYRITRIIVKPIFFLSLILLILVFIPGIGLQIGLARRWIDFRFFSFNPSEFAKISLIIYLAHIFVKKHEHIADFTSGLLPPLLLVAIMFCIILLQSGFSIGAIIVIVMFTMIFAGGASLKHIVSIILLTIPIMILAIWNVTYRKDRILAYIDPWQDPSGIGYQSIESLKALAHGGFFGVGLGNSIQKISRLPAAHTDFIFAIIVEETGLIGGITLASLFLWFFLNGLKISFRTKDPYGKLLAFGIVTLITTHALLNMMINMGLLPPTGVSLPFISYGGSSFAMLSIATGILLNISSHISPR; encoded by the coding sequence ATGAAATTACTAAATACATCTATATTTGACTCTTCTGCTTTACGAAAAGCTGATAAAAATATTTTTTATCTTTATTTTATTTTTGTTGGAATTGGGCTTATTTTTATTTATAGTGTTTCTCGTTATGCAATTCGTGATACAGAATTAAATGCTAATACAATTTTTTTCAAACAATTTGTTTTTGCTATTATTTCTATTGTATTAATGTTACTATTTATTCAAATCGATTATCGTATCACTCGTATTATTGTTAAACCTATTTTTTTTCTATCACTGATTTTACTTATTTTAGTATTTATTCCTGGGATAGGTCTTCAAATAGGATTAGCTCGTCGATGGATAGATTTTCGTTTTTTTTCTTTTAATCCTTCAGAATTTGCTAAAATATCCTTAATTATTTATCTTGCTCATATTTTTGTAAAAAAACATGAGCATATTGCTGATTTCACCTCAGGCTTATTACCCCCCCTTCTACTTGTTGCTATAATGTTTTGCATCATACTGTTACAATCAGGATTTTCTATTGGTGCTATTATTGTCATTGTTATGTTTACGATGATTTTTGCTGGAGGGGCGTCTCTTAAACACATAGTTAGTATTATTTTATTGACTATTCCTATCATGATTCTTGCCATATGGAATGTTACCTATCGTAAAGACAGGATTCTTGCATATATAGATCCATGGCAAGATCCCAGTGGTATAGGTTATCAATCTATAGAATCTCTAAAAGCACTAGCTCATGGTGGATTTTTTGGAGTAGGATTGGGAAATAGTATTCAAAAAATATCTCGTTTACCAGCAGCACATACAGATTTTATTTTTGCAATAATAGTAGAAGAAACAGGACTTATTGGAGGAATTACTTTAGCAAGTCTTTTTCTTTGGTTTTTTCTTAATGGATTGAAAATCTCATTTAGAACTAAAGATCCTTATGGCAAGCTTTTAGCATTTGGAATTGTTACATTAATTACTACCCATGCCTTATTAAACATGATGATTAATATGGGATTACTACCTCCTACAGGAGTATCACTTCCTTTTATTAGTTATGGTGGATCTTCTTTTGCTATGCTTTCTATTGCTACTGGTATTTTACTTAATATTAGTTCTCACATTTCACCGAGATAA